AGGCTTTGCTGCTGCGGCACGCGCACTTCGGGGAAGAGGATCCAGCGCACGCGGTCCAGCTGCTGCGGCGTCAGGCCGGGCGCGCCGAAGCGGCGGGGGAACATGGCGTGCAGGCGCTGCGCGAAGGCGGCAGCGTCCACGCTCTCCAGCATCTCGTCCTTGCAGACGACCAGGTGCGGCGCCATGGCCGCGCCCAGCCCGGCGGCGTCGAACTGCTGGCGGGTGATCTGGGTCAGCACCACGCCGTGCCCCCAGGGCAGCACCAGCTTGCCCTGGTGCGGGCCGCCCTGCTGCACCAGCTGCGCGTCGCGCTCCAGCGCGTTGACCACCTGGATGACGCAGTGGCGGGCCTGCTGCAGCGGGCTCATGACCACCTTGAGCGGCTGACCTTCGGGCGCGATCTCGAAGCGCTCGCGCGTGGCGCTGCGGATGGTCTGCAGGTGCCAGTCCTTGACCTCCAGCACCAGCGCGCCGTGCTGCGGGTGCAGCAGCACGAAATCGGGCCGGGTCTGCTGGGGGCCGATGGGCACGTCCCACCACAGCAGCCAGTCCTGGTGCAGTTTTTTTTGCAGCCGCTCGGCCAGACGGCGCTCGCCGGGGGTGCCCCGGCCGGCCATCGTGCCGGCCGACATCAACGTTGCCATCGCCTCCCTCTCGGCTCATCAAGGTTTCAATCGGAAACACTTTATAAGAGCACCCGCTGATGGCTGGCTGACGGAAACCCCGAGGGTTGACAAACAACAAAAAGGGCTTGAGCCCGATTTTCAATGAAATCAGGCTCAAACCCTTTATACACAAGCGCTGGCAGCTATCAAATCTGCAGTGCTTTTGCCGGCGCAGCGGCCGGCAGCGATGGTCAGGCCGCCTTGGGCGGGCGGTGCAGCAGGCAGACCTTGTTGCCGTCCGGGTCGCGCAGGTAGGCCAGGTACATGCCGCCGGCGCCCTGCTCGCCACGCCAGCCGGGTGCGTCTTCGCAGTCGGTGCCGCCTGCGGCGACGCCGGCGGCGTGGGCAGCGCGGGCCTGCTCGGGCGAGGTGGCAGCAAAGCCGATGGTGCTGCCGTTGCCGTGGCAAGCGGGTTCGCCGTTGATGGGCGCGGTGATGGCAAAGGTATTGCCGCCGTGGCGCCAGAAGGTGCGGTTCTTCGGGTCGGTGAAGCCGGGCTTGATGTCCAGCGCGCCCAGCAGGGCGTCGTAGAACTTGCGGGATTTCTCGAGGTCGCTCGCGCCGAGCATGACGTGGCTGAACATGGTGTTGACCGTGGCCTTTGCGGGTTGAAAAAGAGTGGAAGCAGGAAAGGCGCGGGCAAGTGGCACGCGCCCGCGCCATCGTAGTGCGCAGCCAATGCGGCGCCCGTCGCGCAGGAGTCTGCGCCGCGCAGCAGGCCGACTGGCGCGTGGCGAGACGTCCGACAGGGCGCGCGGCGGGCGCTGCCTAGGATCGACGGCTCCATCAGCCATAC
The DNA window shown above is from Pulveribacter suum and carries:
- a CDS encoding VOC family protein, which gives rise to MFSHVMLGASDLEKSRKFYDALLGALDIKPGFTDPKNRTFWRHGGNTFAITAPINGEPACHGNGSTIGFAATSPEQARAAHAAGVAAGGTDCEDAPGWRGEQGAGGMYLAYLRDPDGNKVCLLHRPPKAA